A genomic region of Alicyclobacillus sp. SO9 contains the following coding sequences:
- a CDS encoding DUF2239 family protein → MESSTEDRVYSAFAGDELIQTGSLREVVSKVKNELDDDDLSRVLIFDDTTGRVTDVDFRGTITDVLQRLSCDFEGGSVASSVTSSDAGDAVNRDKPRRVGRPKLGVVPGEVTLLPRHWDWLKSQPGGASVTLRKLVEEARRARANKDAMRQAQEATYGFMTAMAGNRPHYEEALRALYAKDSQLFYQLIEDWAEDVRNHIKKLAQNAFLAEDKG, encoded by the coding sequence ATGGAAAGTTCAACCGAGGACAGAGTGTATTCAGCGTTTGCTGGGGATGAGTTGATACAGACGGGATCGCTGAGGGAAGTCGTATCGAAAGTGAAAAATGAACTTGACGATGACGATTTGTCACGAGTACTCATATTTGACGATACGACAGGACGAGTAACAGACGTTGATTTTCGCGGCACAATCACAGACGTGCTGCAGCGGCTAAGCTGCGATTTCGAAGGGGGAAGTGTCGCCAGTTCTGTCACTAGTTCTGACGCGGGGGATGCAGTCAACCGGGACAAGCCGAGGCGAGTGGGGCGTCCAAAATTGGGTGTGGTACCAGGGGAAGTAACACTGTTGCCTCGGCACTGGGACTGGCTCAAAAGTCAACCTGGTGGCGCCTCTGTGACGTTGCGAAAACTAGTGGAAGAAGCACGGCGTGCACGGGCGAACAAGGATGCGATGCGGCAAGCGCAAGAAGCCACATATGGATTTATGACGGCGATGGCCGGCAATCGTCCACACTATGAAGAAGCCCTGCGAGCACTGTACGCAAAGGACTCTCAGCTCTTCTATCAGCTGATTGAGGATTGGGCAGAGGACGTTCGCAATCACATCAAAAAGTTGGCCCAGAACGCATTTTTGGCGGAGGATAAGGGTTAA
- a CDS encoding pirin family protein translates to MSDNKILKIQNMDFPWTTEDPFLMTVHHQDAYPRGNEVQGPATSLDGRNLGQDYTLQDGFRMYHGSKVPGFPAHPHKGFETVTIVLKGFVDHFDSTGSCGRYGNGDVQWLTTGRGAQHTEMFPLVHQDKENPLELFQIWLNLPSEGKSATPEYKMLWAEDIPETEITGSNGETATVRLIAGSLNGRDSLEPTKASWASVSQHHVGIFLVTLSPGANLSLPPVTGTLNRNLYFYQGDTISVEGTPVEVNCRVKLAGDQHISITNGATEAQLLVLEGEPIREPVAQYGPFVMNTQEELRAAFEDYQRTQFGGWQWDGPEPVNERTSGRFAQYADGTVERREG, encoded by the coding sequence ATGTCAGACAACAAGATTCTCAAAATACAAAATATGGACTTTCCTTGGACAACAGAAGACCCATTTCTTATGACAGTCCATCATCAAGATGCCTACCCTCGAGGAAACGAAGTACAAGGACCAGCCACGTCTCTGGACGGCAGAAACCTCGGGCAGGACTATACACTACAAGACGGATTCAGAATGTATCACGGAAGCAAAGTACCTGGTTTCCCAGCGCATCCACATAAGGGATTTGAAACCGTTACGATTGTCTTGAAAGGATTCGTAGACCACTTTGATTCCACCGGATCGTGCGGGCGATACGGCAATGGAGATGTTCAGTGGCTGACCACAGGACGAGGAGCTCAACACACGGAAATGTTTCCTCTGGTTCACCAAGATAAGGAGAATCCTCTTGAACTCTTTCAGATTTGGTTGAACCTGCCTAGTGAAGGAAAATCAGCGACACCTGAATACAAAATGCTTTGGGCTGAGGACATTCCAGAGACGGAGATAACCGGCAGCAACGGGGAAACCGCGACAGTCCGTTTGATAGCTGGAAGCCTGAATGGACGAGATAGCTTAGAGCCGACCAAAGCATCGTGGGCAAGTGTATCCCAGCATCATGTGGGGATTTTCCTTGTTACTCTCAGTCCCGGAGCTAATCTTTCGCTCCCGCCAGTGACAGGAACCCTCAATCGCAATCTCTATTTCTATCAAGGCGACACAATCAGTGTTGAAGGAACACCCGTTGAAGTAAATTGTCGAGTGAAGCTTGCCGGCGACCAACACATCTCAATTACAAATGGTGCAACGGAAGCACAGTTGCTGGTTCTTGAAGGCGAGCCCATTCGAGAGCCTGTCGCACAATACGGCCCGTTCGTCATGAATACACAGGAAGAACTTCGCGCGGCGTTCGAAGATTATCAGCGGACGCAGTTTGGAGGATGGCAATGGGATGGTCCGGAGCCTGTGAACGAACGCACCTCAGGAAGATTTGCACAGTACGCTGACGGAACGGTTGAAAGAAGAGAGGGTTAA
- a CDS encoding diguanylate cyclase — protein sequence MKNPIDVLLDKSKDWILLPRASSVAEQAVAFLRETFQIEAGILSYGRRPRKSGPDYLRRSKRWYKSWGFETSQPEIQGAIEQSAPFSENAAKRQWFRAEEVPLVWRGILKDNQVQQVGIWLVNLDMSPVGLFVLALKKNRSVSEREAIARCMAHITVVLELVVTRRLSEELSIRDPLTRVLNRRGLLSEFDKLTAQQTPSTVVVVDLDGFKQFNDEQGHIAGDETLLRVADVLEDHTAKANGICSRFGGDEFVIVYRHATEDVDLTAQRVVDKLLDVKVSASAGGAVFRVDGYDFDTCYRIADTRLYEMKKQKKRGIGRPDNGGYGF from the coding sequence TTGAAGAATCCAATCGACGTGCTGCTTGACAAGTCTAAGGACTGGATTCTTCTTCCTCGTGCATCGAGTGTTGCGGAGCAGGCGGTCGCTTTTCTTCGAGAGACCTTTCAGATTGAAGCGGGCATTCTCAGTTACGGAAGACGTCCTCGCAAAAGCGGACCAGATTACCTCCGCCGGTCAAAACGCTGGTACAAGTCATGGGGATTTGAAACGTCACAACCTGAAATTCAGGGAGCGATTGAGCAGTCTGCTCCATTTTCTGAGAATGCAGCTAAACGGCAATGGTTTCGAGCGGAAGAGGTACCTTTGGTTTGGCGAGGTATTTTGAAGGATAACCAGGTGCAGCAGGTAGGAATTTGGCTGGTGAATTTGGACATGAGTCCAGTAGGGTTGTTTGTGCTTGCCTTGAAGAAAAACAGAAGTGTTAGCGAGCGAGAAGCTATTGCACGGTGTATGGCTCACATTACTGTTGTCCTGGAATTGGTCGTAACGCGTCGTTTGTCTGAGGAATTGAGTATCCGCGATCCGTTGACACGTGTGCTAAATCGACGCGGCCTCCTGTCTGAATTCGATAAACTGACGGCTCAGCAAACTCCGTCTACTGTCGTCGTTGTCGATCTTGACGGTTTTAAACAGTTTAACGACGAACAAGGCCACATCGCCGGTGATGAGACACTATTGCGCGTTGCAGATGTGCTTGAGGACCATACTGCAAAAGCTAACGGCATTTGTTCACGGTTCGGCGGAGATGAGTTTGTGATTGTGTATCGACATGCAACGGAGGACGTCGATTTGACCGCGCAACGGGTGGTAGACAAGCTTTTGGACGTCAAGGTGTCGGCAAGTGCAGGGGGTGCAGTCTTTCGTGTTGATGGATATGACTTTGATACTTGCTATCGGATTGCTGACACTCGCCTGTATGAGATGAAGAAGCAGAAAAAGCGCGGGATTGGCAGGCCGGACAACGGAGGGTATGGCTTCTAG